A part of Mycolicibacterium sp. TUM20985 genomic DNA contains:
- a CDS encoding glycosyltransferase family 4 protein: MRIALLSYRSKTHCGGQGVYVRHLSRGLVELGHDVEVFSGQPYPEGLDPRVRLTKVPSLDLYREPDPFRVPRPSEIHDRIDLLELLATWTAAFPEPKTFCLRVARILAERRGEFDVVHDNQSLGDGLLTIADLGLPVVATVHHPITRDRVLDVAAAKWWRKPLVRRWYGFAEMQKQVARQIPELLTVSSSSAVDIAEDFAVEPDQLHVVPLGVNTELFRPSEHRVRNRIIAIASADVPLKGVSHLLHAVARLRVERDLDVQLVSKLEPNGPTEKLIAELGISDIVHSSSGLSDRELADLLASSEVACIPSLYEGFSLPAVEAMASGTPIVASRAGALPEVVGDDDVCARLVRPGDVDDLTRVLGELLDSPLELRRLGANGRKRAVDVFSWESVAAQTVTVYERAMKRVKAC; the protein is encoded by the coding sequence ATGCGAATTGCCCTGCTTTCATACCGAAGCAAGACGCATTGTGGTGGGCAGGGCGTCTACGTCCGCCATCTGAGTCGCGGTCTCGTAGAGCTTGGCCACGACGTCGAGGTCTTCTCCGGCCAGCCCTATCCCGAGGGTCTCGACCCCCGGGTGCGCCTTACCAAGGTGCCGAGTCTCGACCTCTACCGCGAGCCCGATCCGTTCCGCGTCCCGCGGCCCAGCGAGATCCACGACCGCATCGATCTGCTCGAACTGCTGGCGACGTGGACGGCTGCATTCCCCGAGCCCAAGACCTTCTGCCTGCGCGTGGCACGGATCCTGGCCGAACGTCGCGGGGAGTTCGACGTCGTCCACGACAACCAGAGCCTGGGCGACGGTCTGCTGACGATCGCCGACCTCGGCCTGCCCGTCGTGGCGACGGTGCACCACCCGATCACGCGCGACCGCGTGCTCGACGTCGCCGCCGCGAAGTGGTGGCGAAAGCCGTTGGTGCGCAGGTGGTATGGCTTCGCCGAGATGCAGAAGCAGGTGGCGCGCCAAATTCCGGAGCTGCTGACCGTGTCATCCTCCTCTGCGGTCGACATCGCCGAGGACTTCGCCGTCGAGCCCGATCAACTGCACGTGGTGCCCCTCGGTGTGAACACGGAGTTGTTCCGGCCCAGCGAGCACCGCGTGCGCAACCGCATCATCGCGATCGCCAGCGCGGACGTTCCGCTCAAGGGTGTCAGTCACCTGCTGCATGCGGTCGCTCGGTTGCGGGTCGAGCGCGACCTCGACGTGCAGCTGGTCTCGAAGCTCGAGCCCAACGGCCCGACCGAGAAGCTGATCGCCGAGCTCGGCATCTCCGACATCGTGCACAGCTCGAGCGGACTGAGCGACAGGGAACTGGCCGATCTGCTGGCCAGTTCCGAGGTCGCCTGCATCCCCTCGCTGTACGAGGGCTTCTCGCTCCCGGCCGTCGAAGCGATGGCCAGTGGTACGCCGATCGTCGCCAGCCGGGCGGGGGCGCTGCCGGAAGTCGTCGGCGACGACGACGTGTGCGCGCGCCTCGTCCGTCCCGGCGACGTGGACGACCTGACCAGGGTGCTGGGTGAGCTGCTGGACTCACCGCTGGAGTTGCGTCGGCTCGGGGCCAACGGCCGGAAGCGGGCCGTCGACGTATTCAGTTGGGAATCCGTTGCCGCACAGACGGTTACGGTGTATGAACGGGCGATGAAACGGGTGAAGGCATGCTGA
- a CDS encoding class I SAM-dependent methyltransferase, whose protein sequence is MLTVDFDKLGVGAGSSVIDVGCGAGRHSFEAFRRGADVIAFDQDVAELNNVDAILQAMQEQGEAPTSAKAEAVKGDALDLPYDDGSFDFVIASEILEHVPADDRAIGELIRVLKPGGRLAVTVPRWLPEKVCWALSDEYHANEGGHIRIYRADELRDKITARGLQFDHRHHAHALHAPFWWLKCAVGIDKPDHPLVAAYHRMLVWDMMSRPWLTRNAESLLNPLIGKSVALYFEKPPTSPTLAT, encoded by the coding sequence ATGCTGACGGTCGACTTCGACAAGCTTGGCGTCGGCGCAGGCAGCAGTGTCATCGACGTGGGTTGCGGCGCGGGCAGGCACTCCTTCGAGGCGTTTCGCCGAGGTGCCGACGTCATCGCGTTCGACCAAGACGTCGCCGAACTCAACAACGTCGACGCGATCCTGCAGGCCATGCAGGAACAGGGCGAGGCGCCCACTTCTGCGAAGGCCGAGGCCGTCAAGGGCGACGCGCTCGACCTGCCCTACGACGACGGCAGCTTCGACTTCGTGATCGCCTCCGAGATCCTCGAGCACGTCCCCGCGGACGACCGCGCGATCGGCGAATTGATCCGCGTGCTCAAACCCGGCGGACGATTGGCCGTCACCGTGCCACGCTGGCTGCCCGAGAAGGTGTGCTGGGCGCTGTCGGATGAATACCACGCCAACGAGGGTGGCCACATCCGGATCTACCGCGCCGACGAACTGCGCGACAAGATCACGGCCCGCGGGCTGCAGTTCGACCACCGCCATCACGCGCACGCGCTGCACGCGCCCTTCTGGTGGCTGAAATGCGCTGTTGGCATTGACAAGCCGGATCATCCGTTGGTGGCGGCGTATCACAGGATGCTGGTCTGGGACATGATGTCGCGGCCGTGGTTGACCCGCAATGCGGAGTCGCTGCTCAACCCGTTGATCGGAAAGAGCGTCGCACTGTATTTCGAAAAGCCACCCACTTCCCCAACCCTGGCAACCTGA
- a CDS encoding glucosidase family protein: protein MLRRHEIPGVAGILTPDQCRQTAESIAATQESSGALPWFSGGHTDPWDHVENAMALTVAGLWEEARAAFDWCRTVQRADGSMPIQMRSGVLEDGNSDSNFCAYVATGVWHHVLVTGDRGFAEAMWPVVSRAIDFVLTLQLDGGEIAWARSDSGILPEALLTGCASIYHSIRCALALANYMGESQPEWEVAVGSLGHAIVEHPESFNLKDDHAMEWYYPVLGGALRGPAATARIDDRWERFVVPGLGIRCVDHRPWVTGAETCELVMALDAIGDTGRAREQFAAMHHLREHDGSYWTGLVFADGKRWPVERTTWTGAAMILAADALSSTTAASGIFRADELPRGLEGQFDCACAASGR from the coding sequence ATGCTGCGGCGTCACGAAATCCCGGGTGTAGCAGGCATCTTGACGCCGGACCAGTGCCGGCAAACAGCTGAGTCGATTGCCGCCACGCAGGAGTCGTCGGGGGCGTTGCCGTGGTTCTCCGGCGGTCACACCGACCCGTGGGATCACGTCGAGAACGCCATGGCGCTGACGGTGGCGGGGCTGTGGGAGGAGGCGCGGGCCGCCTTCGACTGGTGTCGCACGGTACAGCGAGCCGACGGGTCGATGCCGATCCAGATGCGCAGCGGCGTGCTCGAGGATGGCAACAGCGATAGCAATTTCTGCGCCTACGTGGCCACCGGCGTATGGCATCACGTGCTCGTCACCGGCGATCGTGGCTTCGCCGAAGCCATGTGGCCGGTCGTCAGCCGAGCCATCGACTTCGTGCTGACACTGCAGCTCGATGGTGGCGAAATCGCTTGGGCGCGAAGTGATTCCGGTATCCTCCCCGAGGCGCTGCTGACCGGTTGCGCCAGCATCTATCACAGCATCCGGTGCGCGCTGGCCCTGGCGAACTACATGGGCGAATCACAACCCGAGTGGGAGGTCGCCGTCGGGAGCCTGGGCCATGCGATCGTCGAGCATCCGGAGTCGTTCAACCTCAAGGACGACCACGCGATGGAGTGGTACTACCCGGTGCTCGGTGGTGCCCTACGCGGACCTGCCGCCACGGCGCGCATCGACGATCGGTGGGAGCGCTTCGTCGTGCCCGGTCTGGGCATCCGCTGCGTCGACCACCGGCCGTGGGTGACGGGCGCCGAGACGTGCGAGCTGGTGATGGCCCTGGACGCCATCGGCGACACCGGGAGGGCGCGCGAGCAGTTCGCCGCCATGCACCATCTGCGCGAGCACGACGGCTCGTACTGGACGGGGCTGGTCTTCGCCGACGGCAAGCGTTGGCCGGTGGAGCGCACCACCTGGACCGGCGCGGCGATGATCCTCGCGGCGGACGCCCTGTCATCGACCACCGCGGCCAGCGGAATCTTCCGCGCCGACGAACTCCCGCGCGGCCTGGAGGGCCAGTTCGACTGCGCCTGTGCGGCCAGCGGCCGCTGA
- a CDS encoding GGDEF domain-containing protein produces the protein MAGAFTRWWLQPSHYDWLSGYLGARGMSGATRTMMASIAGSLAACLVALLAGSDGPRAHLPVAMMGMAFIGGVAGAILWTLRWPTPQQSVAFALVTNASIALACLAYPDPMASLVGCIAFATSGGYIAFFHTSKFVVYNFAVAAVVAVYAAVRMAEQGHVALAGVDLFLVLQVNIALPLAIQVVIRALGNDLVHAHLDPLTNLCNRRAFHLEVLGLLVARPSPDMFILVAVIDLDDFKNINDSHGHLVGDRVLVEVASALRASTHDTAVIARSGGEEFIVADTSRTGDAAPLANRICEAIAELPISVTASVGTACAPLDGVPARQHKPLLEYLIGAADNAMYQAKRSGGNGFHHHDRAY, from the coding sequence GTGGCGGGAGCATTCACTCGATGGTGGCTGCAGCCCAGCCACTACGACTGGCTGAGCGGCTACCTCGGTGCACGCGGTATGAGTGGCGCCACGCGGACCATGATGGCATCCATCGCGGGATCGCTCGCGGCGTGTCTGGTGGCGCTTCTGGCCGGCTCGGACGGGCCGCGGGCGCACCTCCCGGTGGCCATGATGGGCATGGCCTTCATAGGCGGGGTAGCCGGTGCGATCCTGTGGACGCTGCGATGGCCGACGCCCCAGCAATCGGTGGCCTTCGCCCTCGTCACCAACGCCTCGATCGCCCTGGCCTGCCTGGCGTACCCGGATCCGATGGCCTCGCTCGTCGGCTGCATCGCGTTCGCGACCTCAGGCGGTTACATCGCTTTCTTCCACACCTCGAAGTTCGTCGTCTACAACTTCGCCGTCGCGGCCGTCGTCGCCGTCTACGCGGCGGTGCGGATGGCGGAGCAGGGACATGTCGCGCTCGCCGGCGTCGACCTGTTCCTGGTCCTGCAGGTCAACATCGCGTTGCCACTCGCCATCCAGGTGGTGATCCGCGCGTTGGGCAATGACCTCGTGCACGCCCACCTGGATCCGCTGACCAATCTCTGCAACCGGAGGGCGTTCCACCTGGAGGTGCTCGGTCTGCTCGTGGCCCGACCGTCGCCAGACATGTTCATTCTGGTGGCCGTCATCGACCTGGACGACTTCAAGAACATCAACGACAGTCACGGTCATCTGGTCGGCGATCGCGTGCTGGTGGAGGTGGCGAGCGCCCTGCGCGCGAGCACGCACGACACCGCGGTCATCGCCCGCAGCGGTGGGGAGGAGTTCATCGTCGCCGACACGTCCAGGACCGGGGACGCCGCTCCGCTCGCCAACCGGATCTGCGAGGCGATCGCCGAGTTGCCGATCTCGGTCACCGCGAGCGTCGGCACTGCCTGTGCTCCACTCGACGGCGTCCCGGCCCGACAGCACAAACCACTGCTGGAATACCTGATCGGTGCGGCCGACAACGCGATGTATCAGGCAAAGCGCAGCGGCGGCAACGGGTTTCACCACCACGATCGAGCCTACTGA
- a CDS encoding DUF2127 domain-containing protein, with the protein MSMHESKGRNLWELWTCGRRGHVTYAPDDDALAERLSGTTGLGEVWRCLRCGDFTVGPPHGRGAAEDAPLVMRGKALRQAIILRALAVERWFRAVLIAFAAAAVWKFRGAQGSIQAAFDRDLPLLRTSGLKVDEMTVIHELEKALTAKPSTLVLLALALVVYAVLELVEGIGLWLLTRWGEYFAVIATSIFLPLELYDLSRGITTTRILTLAINVAAVIYLLISKRLFGLRGGRAAYDAERRGEQLLDVERAAAG; encoded by the coding sequence ATGAGCATGCACGAGTCCAAGGGGCGCAACCTGTGGGAGCTGTGGACGTGCGGGCGCCGAGGGCACGTCACCTACGCGCCCGACGACGACGCCCTCGCCGAGCGGCTCAGCGGCACCACCGGGCTTGGTGAGGTGTGGCGCTGCCTGCGTTGCGGCGACTTCACCGTGGGCCCGCCGCACGGCAGGGGGGCCGCGGAGGACGCACCGTTGGTGATGCGCGGCAAGGCTCTGCGCCAAGCGATCATCCTGCGTGCGCTTGCCGTGGAACGCTGGTTTCGCGCCGTGCTGATCGCGTTCGCTGCGGCGGCGGTATGGAAGTTCCGCGGCGCGCAGGGATCGATCCAGGCCGCGTTCGACCGCGATCTGCCGCTGCTGCGCACCTCCGGGCTCAAGGTCGACGAGATGACGGTGATCCACGAACTGGAGAAGGCGTTGACCGCCAAGCCGTCCACCCTGGTATTGCTGGCGCTCGCGCTGGTCGTCTACGCGGTGCTAGAACTCGTCGAAGGCATCGGACTGTGGCTGCTCACCCGCTGGGGCGAGTACTTCGCGGTCATCGCGACCTCGATCTTCCTCCCGCTGGAGCTGTACGACCTGAGTCGAGGTATCACCACGACCCGCATACTGACGCTGGCGATCAACGTGGCCGCCGTGATCTATCTCCTGATCTCGAAGCGGCTGTTCGGACTTCGCGGCGGTCGCGCGGCGTATGACGCCGAACGTCGTGGCGAGCAGCTCCTCGACGTCGAGAGGGCCGCCGCGGGTTAG